The nucleotide sequence GTTTGTTAGGATCCGTCAATTGAGAAGTTAACTTCACGCATCATTGATGAACCATCATCTTGGTGAAATCCCTCGCTGAAGTGTAAGCCTCACCTTTcattgttttcagttttcagCATCGTCCTGACACAAACATTAGCATGAAATAAATTGATTAGACTAAACGGAAGGGAAGGAAAGGTTTCGTGCATATAAAATCAGAGACCCACTCATTTAAGTcatgcagagagagagaaataaaacaaaccagagaGATTTGAGTGggtatttgatttgtttaccaCCAATCTTCGTCCAATGTCAGAATTGGTTAGAGAGGctgaataatttttctttttcatttctctgtAGTTTTGATGGCGGATTTAGAAGAAAGAATGGAGGATCTAATTAGGTTTTGAGAAtctagagaagaagatgttaaTGTATCTGTATTTACTTTTGATACAATGGATTATACAGATGAAGACTTCGTTTATGAAATTGGGAGAGAACTTGGTTGAGGGAAAGAACTTTGAGATCATGGGGGAACGGTTTCTAAGAAAGTGGTACtggtttttttcttggtttttttttgtaagaataaTAGAGTACTTTGAAAGCAAAAGAGCAAAATTTGAGACTTTGCCAGATGTCAGAAAGAGAGAGTGGCAGTTAATTGAGAATTTACTTGTGACTTATAGAATAAGGATACCAAATAagataaaatactataaataaatgacaatttttttttatttttttttaagtaaaataagTTGGAAAAGAGATACTAAGGatataatcataaataaactttctttttatgattaaaAGATGTTGGAAACATTCTAAGTTGCTTATTCCACTACTACCAATTCCACGTTATATATTGATCTTTTGAGATTCGTCATGAACTTacgatattttcttttgtttctggcACGAAGTCTCCGAGCTTTTTCTTTGTTCGTCTCACTCTTGTAGTGATATAACACATGTGCAACAAATTTTTGAGAAGAATCAAACACACTATTGCACTTAGGACATGTATatgaaccattttttttatttgatatactATGTGTACGACCATCATACTCATCATTATCATCCTcataatcaaaaatattgattGGTCTGAGAATTTTCTTCAAAGATCGAGTATCTTGAGGAACATGGTTACactttgatgatgaagaagacatatCAGAATAATGAGGATCAACAAAATCTTGGTTTGGATAAACGACTCTAATAGGTGTcggatttaaaattttacgCTGATTACCAAGAAAAGTTGGAGGAAGAAATACAGGAATCCAAATATTGGGTTTGGAATCCATAACAAGATTGATACAATCAGTTTCAGCTTGGACATTGTCAATTGGATTGGTAGCAAAGTATTTGGCACCATAAACAAAATCAGAGTTTCTCCTCTAATAGTTTACATATGAACtgttaaatgaaaaagaagaaaaagagacacGTGAAttttgagaagagaaaaaaggagGAGGAGCAAATATATTTGCATGGTTCATACGACTAGATGTTGTGAACATATTTGGATTAGAGACATGTgaattttgagaagaagaaaaatgaagagaagTAAATAAATTTGCTTGGTTTATGCGATCAAATGTTATGAACATATTTGGATTGGAAGCCATTAGAACTTGAAATGTATGTTTCACCATCGGTTTGTGTATCCTTTTAAATAATTGAAGTAATTGAAAAGGTAAAAATAATTGAGATTTCTTAATTCAAAGTCAaatctattttgtaatttcaaatTTGGCGCATTATTTATGACTATTGAATAACTTATTTATCTGGTTATTTACTTTGTTGACTAATGACATATATAATCTAGTCAAATTTACCAAATCAGCAAGAACCAACCACACAAAGCAATAAATGAGATAAAAGCCCcatttaatttaaagttttttcttttgtcaaacaagattttttatttatgacaTCAGAATTAAAAGGTTTTCTATTTATGACATTAAAGGTAATGAACTTTAACAgttaacacacaaaaaacacaaaaaaataagtaaagaaaaagaaatgaacttATAAAAGGTTTACCAATCCTTTACCTTATCCAAATCTGCTCCCactaactcttcttcttcttcttcttcaatcttcacaATCCCAAAAATCTCTAAATCGCTTTCTCTGTTTCAATGGACACCTCTCTCTCCCACCATggatctctctcttttatccCCTCGCGGCGCAACTCCGTTAGACGAAACCTCGGCGGCTGCGATTGCGTTGTTCTCCCTTCGCAGCGTAAGGTCCGTTATGATTCGTTGGTGGTGGTTACGGCTTCAGGAGCGGAACCCACCCTAGACGCGCCTCTGGTTCCATGCTCGGCTCAGGGGAGGTTTCTAAGCAGCGTGTTGGTGAAAAACGGCAGCTCTTTCATTTCGCCGTCGCTGATTTGCTTAAACAGCTCGCTGATGATAAGGAAGCTGCCTTAGTTCTGGTTGGGATGAAGCTTCTCTCCATAGGTTAGTTTTAACCTTCCTCCTTCCTTAATCACAATTACAATTACTTGTTGCCACTGTGGAATCGCTTAGTTATAGGAAACAAAGCTGTAGATATTGAATAATCCTGAAATAATTTTGATTCATTAATTTTAGTCGTTGATCTTGAAATTATGCTAATCAGTTTACAAGTGTTTGTTACCACTATGGAATTGCCTAATTGTAGGAATGTTTGATtctttgagaaattttttattctttaattgTAGTCATTGATCCAGAAATTGATGCTAATCAATGGTTACAACTAAAACTTACCACTATGGAATCGTCTAATTGTAGGAGTCGGACAAAACTCTCTGTAGAAATGCATATTTCTTTGATTGTAGTAGTTAATTTTGTAGAAGAGTGGATTACTGAATGTTAAATCACGATTGCACATATATTTCTGGTTAAGTTTCTATCATATGATTTTGGAAAATTCCTGCTTTGGTTGATTTGATGTCTCagttagtttatgatttggcaTTTTTATGTAAAAGGATACCGCAATTTGAGTTCATTATTTTGCCAAGATTTGTAGAATAGGACACCTTCTTTGGTTTTAGTCATTAATCCTGCAGAAAAATGAATGGTTGAATGTAGAATCATGATTCCATGTTTCagttgttttcattttcagtttgtattttgggtttttgtggATGTTGATACCTTATTTGATTCCGTGGTTTATCAGAAGGATAACTCAACTTAAGGAGATTGATTGCCAAACTGCGATTGAAGAAATAATGTATATGTTAATCTTATACAAATTCTCAGAGATAAGAGTGCTTCTTGTTCCAAAGCTTCCCAGTTGTATCTACAATGGAAGACTCGAGATCTCGCCTTCAAAAGACTGGGAACTTGAGTCAATCCATAGCTTTGACGTCCTTGAACTCATCAAAGAACACAGTAACGCAGTCATCAATTTAAGAGTGAGTTCGAGTTTGACTAACAATTACGCAACAACGGAGACAGATAAGAATCATTTCAGTAGAGTATACACAGCTTCGGTCTTGTATGGGTACTTCCTGAAATCCTCTTCCCTAAGGCACCAACTCGAATGCTCACTATCACAAAACCATGGGAATTTCACCAAGCAACTGCGACATTACATTTCTGAGTTTGATCCCAAGATATTGCAGAGATGCAGAAAGCCAAGGTCGCACGAAGCAAAAAGCCTGATAGAGAAGCAGTGCTTAGCTCTTTTCGGTCCTGAGGGAAGCAGCAAAGAGAGCATAGTGACATCGTCATCTAGCCTGAAGAGGCTGCTTCTTGAGGCTGTGGCATTTGGTACGTTTCTATGGGACACAGAGGAGTATGTAGATGACGCTTTTAAGCTTAAGGAGAATGAgaatgcagaagaagaagataatagcAGTGTCTGAATCAGTTTGCGTAAAAGaaaatctttgaatatttttttggtggacattgcatatatatatatagagagtgagagagaaactAAAGGTTTCTATAGTGTCATGATGGctatatgaaattaattttgtCTATAGCTTGCGTAATTATGTATGTAGTTTATAATGAATGAGTAATAGACTAATTTGTCCATGTCTTCAGAggaatagaaaagaaaacagtgcaaatttttttaatatttatgtatataaaatgaatatagtaattatatactatattttacttcaAACTTTAATAGAAAAACTGTAAATTAAAGTTTATCGTTTCTTGTACTATCATTTATAAGAACATATGTTTGATAAAACATTAACTACTATGTAACATAAGTAAAGGCACGTATAAAATGTGCTATATCTTGCTTTTAAAACATCACAACCAAAACTCAAGTCGTTTAGCAAACAAagtccttttattttatttttgggttaaaatatTGAGATTCTACAGAAAATGAAGACAACATTTTTCTTTCTAGTTCTTGCAGTTCTTGTTTCATCATGTAAGTTTATTCtcttgaaataaaacatatataccatGTTTTATAGTCGagaataatatattaacttaataatttcattttcttttgaattaatTATAGGTGTATTAAATATTATGGCACAATctattttggaagaaaaaactCCCCTTCCCATTCCTCCACTAAGCTCTGATATTGATCCAACTGACGAACATGTTGGACACTCTCCTGATGACATGAAAATTCTTTTTTGCCAACAATGTGCATATCACTgtgttgaaaaaaagaaaaatatatttagttgtgACAATTCAATTTGTCGCTGTACCTTTGAAGACATTTTGTAAGATATTCTATTTGTAGAATAAtctagaaaataaatgaaaataataataatgtactATTCTCTTTATTTCCtggttttatttttcatttcccCTTATAACCCAAATGTTATGTATACATGCATTTGCATATTGCATGAATCTCTTTTTTTGGTAGGTTAATTACTGAATCTATTAAATGAGTTAGCTAAACTaaaaaactataatgatataaaaacatatataataggGGGAAACAAATGTATAATGGATTAATGGTAGCAAAACTAATTAGtattttgaaatatgtagaTATTCTTTGATCTACAtaaaatatagtactatattttataaaagtatttttttaggGGAAGTGTCTTTAGTCAAATGGTTACAGCACCACCTCTGCGACCGATCCCACTGGAGTTCGACTCCACTAAGTCGTGTTACCCCGCGTAGTAGGGATTGGCTATGAATCGGGCCTTGtcgattcaatgatgacaaaaaaaaatatttttttagtctcAGATGATAATATATTGACCCCATGGATCATTTTGAAGGATCCACATATTTTTTAATCCAATTCAATATTTAGTCAGACTCAAATTCGCTTGTATATCCAGTTTTTACTCTCTCAAAATATTCTTTGAACCAAACTGAAATGTCAATTCTgtttattgtgatttttttttccattcaattttttaattaaattgagGAGGgttacattcttttttttttttttttgacaactagGAGGGTTAcattcttaagaaaaaaatcatttaatattACCAAATGCAAATTtgcaattaataaaacaataaactaaATCAACCAGTACACAaacatatttatgtaattatgtctatttgaatacataaatgttttaatattaaCTATTGCATTCAAAACCAcagataagaaaaaaacagttacacaaatacatttatataaaatttttaaatgaaaataataataaattgagaTGCCAAGTGcgttataaaggaaaaaatagaacATTACCTTTCTTATAATATTTAGGATTATTAATctatagtattatattataatctaaatttatatatatatatatatatagcttcctCATTATCACCTGAAGTAATAAATTCACTATTGAACATTGttgtatttaaaactttaaaacaaaaagtgcaaattaaattttatagtttctttaactattagttttatttataataaaatacgTTTGATAAAACGTTAATTAGTAACTACTATGTAACATAAGTAAATGCACATATAAATGTGCTACTATCTCATCACAACCAAAACTCAATACGATTAGTAAACAAAATCctttaaatttctatagaaaATGAAgacaacttttttcttcttaactcTTGCAGTTCTTGTTGCATCATGTAAGttattagttttaattattacatatatatatatatacatatataccatGCTTTATAGTCgagaataaaattttaacttaaTAATTTCATTTTCCTTTGAATTACTTATAGGTGTATCAAATATTATGGCACAATctattttggaagaaaaaactCCATTTTCCATTCCTCCACTAAGCTCTGATATTGATCCAACAGATGAACATGTTGGACACTCTCCTGATGACATGAAAATTCTTTTTTGCCAACAATGTGCATATCATTGTattgagaaaatgaaaaatgtatttAGTTGTGACAATTCAATTTGTCGATGTACTTTTGAAGACCTTTTGTAAGATATTCTATTTGTAGAATaatctagaaaataaataaaataataataatgtactaaatttatataatttcctggttttacttttaatttttctacttATTTCAATCCAAatgttatatatacacatgcaaATGATGAGATTGAAAACTGATAAGATGGAAAAACCTTATCAAAGGATAGTAACAGAAATAGAGATGTGAAGCAGAAGAAAGATAGATTAAGGTGAAGATCagagaaaataagagagaagaatagaaacgatgaggaagaagatgataaacATTCTTTGTTGATTAATTCGGTAATCGTTCACAAAGCAAGAGATGTTTCTTAAATACAAATTCTAAGGCTTAATGAGCCAAACACAATAGCAGCCCAATAACAAAATAGACGAAGCCcattaatctttatttattttgtatttatcattACTCCCCGTTTGAAGGACCACCATGTCCTCATGGTAGAAGGAATTTATACTCTAGAAAAGTGAgctgtgttttgtttgctcCAGCAGGACCTGCACCTGCAATCTTTGTCATACTAGCAGCTAACACAACACTCTCCATAAATTTCACCTCAGATTGTTTCCACCTTGATGATGTGGTGATTGAAGAAATCTTTTCCTTAAGAGAATTTGGCTCTAATTGAAGATTGATGAAGACTAACCTTTTAACACCATCTTCTAAAGAATCATCAGTAAATTTGCTGATACACTCCTTGACCACTTCAGAATAAGTTTGGATAAATAATTTGTAATCCTCAATGCTTTGATCGCCAAAACCAAAGAACCTTGGAACGCTCTTGGGCACTTCTGCGTTTAGCAGCTGACTCTCACCACAATAAAACAGATTATGTTCCAGACCATCAAAGGTCTTTTCGCCCATAACCTTTCTCGCCCCGTTTGATGATGCTTTGGAGATGACTGCACCTGCTAAATGTGACCTGCTCGAGAAGATCTCGACAAACAATTCTGGTGGCCTTGGCGAGTGAGAAACTTCCTGAGTGAAGATTGCCCACTTGCGTAAAGCCTGATATGGTTTCTATACTCTCCAAGTATGTTCCTATGAGCATGTGGTACGACCAATCCTTTAATGAAGAAAACAGACTCTCCTCTGTATGATTATCTTCCAGCCCCGTTTCGTTGTTGGCACAGTCCCACTCTTGAACGTCAACTTCATTGAATCCACTAATAGCCACACTCACCCCTTTTAAAGCTATTTTGTCCTCAAGATAGTAAACAATCCTTCCCAATATGCTTCCATGCTCATCTTCACTTTTCATCTTCACCCTTCTAGTACTTAGCTTCAGCTTTTCATCCTTTTCAC is from Camelina sativa cultivar DH55 chromosome 20, Cs, whole genome shotgun sequence and encodes:
- the LOC109131355 gene encoding putative defensin-like protein 221; the encoded protein is MKTTFFFLTLAVLVASCVSNIMAQSILEEKTPFSIPPLSSDIDPTDEHVGHSPDDMKILFCQQCAYHCIEKMKNVFSCDNSICRCTFEDLL
- the LOC109131354 gene encoding putative defensin-like protein 221 translates to MKTTFFFLVLAVLVSSCVLNIMAQSILEEKTPLPIPPLSSDIDPTDEHVGHSPDDMKILFCQQCAYHCVEKKKNIFSCDNSICRCTFEDIL